Proteins from a single region of Hypomesus transpacificus isolate Combined female chromosome 9, fHypTra1, whole genome shotgun sequence:
- the arl8bb gene encoding ADP-ribosylation factor-like 8Bb: MLAFVNRLLDWFKSLFWKEEMELTLVGLQYSGKTTFVNVIASGQFNEDMIPTVGFNMRKVAKGNVTIKIWDIGGQPRFRSMWERYCRGVNAIVYMVDAADPEKIEASKNELHNLLDKPQLQGIPVLVLGNKRDLSNALDEKQLIKQMNLSSIQDREICCYSVSCKEQDNIDITLQWLIQHSKSRRS, translated from the exons ATGTTAGCGTTTGTTAATCGGCTTTTGGACTGGTTCAAATCTCTTTTTTGGAAAGAGGAGATGGAACTTACATTAGTAGGACTACAATATTCTGGAAAAACCACATTCGTTAACGTGATTGCG TCAGGCCAGTTCAATGAAGACATGATTCCCACCGTTGGTTTCAACATGCGGAAGGTTGCCAAAGGCAATGTGACAATAAAG ATTTGGGACATTGGTGGACAGCCTCGGTTCAGAAGCATGTGGGAGCGATACTGTCGAGGAGTCAATGCTATTGT TTACATGGTGGATGCTGCAGACCCAGAAAAGATAGAAGCCTCTAAAAATGAACTCCATAATCTACTAGATAAACCGCAGCTTCAAGGAATCCCT GTTCTAGTTTTGGGCAACAAAAGAGATCTTTCGAACGCTCTTGATGAGAAGCAGCTaataaaacaaat GAATTTGTCCTCCATCCAGGACAGAGAGATTTGTTGTTACTCAGTCTCATGCAAAGAGCAAGACAACATAG ATATCACACTCCAGTGGCTAATCCAGCACTCTAAATCTCGGAGGAGCTAA